The genomic segment CGTCGCGGTTGACAAGCTGCTCGGGGGCGTGCGGGTGACCGTCGCCTGCAACGGTAGTCCCAATGTCAGTTCGTTCCTTACTACCGACCCGCCGGCTCTGGTAGTCGATATCATGGGTGCGACCTCGAAGCTCAAGCAGAACCGGATCGAATCCTCGTACTACCCGGTGACTGCGGTCACGGCGGAACCGAGTGACGCAGCTTCGGGACTGAGGGTGACCATCCGGCTGCGCGAGCCGGTCGAACATAAGGTAACGGTGGAGAACGGCCTCGTGGTTGCCGAGTTGGGCACCGAGCCGATTCCGCCGCCCCCGGCCCCGGCCAGCAAGGACCCCTTTGCCGGTCAGCGGCTGACGCTCTATGTCAAGGACGCGGACCTCACCGACATACTGCGGATGATCTCCAGTCAGTTCAACCTGAACATCCTCACCACTCAGGACGTGAAGCAGCTCATCACCGTCCGCCTGAATGATGTGCCGCTGCGGACCGGGCTGGATGCCCTGGTCAAAGCGGGTCTGTGCAACATGGTCGAGGACAAGTCGGGAATCATGGTGGTCAAGCCTCAGGCGAAGAAGATGTTCGGCGAAACTCAGGTGCGCGTGTTCGAACTGAACTACGCCGACGCCACGGACGTCGTGAAACTCCTGCCGAAGATGCTCTCGCCCGCGGGGAACGTGGATGTCGGAGTCCGTCGTATCGGGACCGCCGGTGGCTCGCAGCGAACCGACATGGTGGTCGTCAACGACGTTCCGGAGGCCCTGGACCGGGTCGGCGAGTTCCTGGCCAACTATGACAAGCCCCTGGCGCAGGTCGCAATCGAGGCCAAGTTCATCGAGACGACGATGAACGCTCAAGACGTCTATGGCATCGATTGGAAGCTGAACGCGTCGGTTTCGACCGGCAGCCCCAATGTCACCGACGGAACTCAGATACCGCTGGTTTTCGACAACATGGTTCTCGGTAAGGTCAACATCAGTCAGCTCAACGCGGCGCTGGACATCATGCGCACGCGCGGCAGCTCAAGGGTGCTCGCCAATCCGAGCACGCTCACGCTGGATAACCACACCGCTGTGGTCAGCATGGGAACCAACTGGCCCATCCGTCAAATCAGCTCAGACCCCAAGACCGGGTTGGTGCTGTCGACCTGGGCCAGCCAGTCGGTGCCGATTACGCTCTCGGTCACACCCCACGTGACGTCCGACGGACAAGTGAACATGGAGGTCGCCCCGAGCGTCGAGGCGATAACCGGCTACGTGGGTTCGGCCGATGACCAGCGACCGATAGTCTCGCACCGCTCGGCGACGGCGGACGTCGTCGTGGGCGACGGCGAGGTCGCGGTAATCGGAGGCATGGTGCAGGACCAGGAAACGAAGAACGTCAGCAAGGTCCCGCTGCTGGGTGACATACCGATTCTGGGCAACCTGTTCAGCCAGACAACGGTCAACCACTCCAAGACCAACCTGATGATCTTCATCATCCCGCACATCATATACCCGGGGACGTCGCAACCCCAGGCGTCGGCGAAGTTTTCGATAGACTGAAGTCAAGCGCCCGACATCGGATACCGGCCTGGTTCCGAGTCGGGCGCAACTTTTTGTGCGGCAATGAGCATTGATGAACTGCTGCGCTACGCCGCAAAGTACGGAGCATCCGATCTTCACATAACGGTCGGCAACCCGCCGATTATCCGGGTCAACGGCAAGCTGAAGAAGATACCGGGCCCGGTCCTCTCGCCCGACGACTCTCAGTCGCTGCTCTATTCGATCCTCACCGACGAGCAACGGGCCGCGGTCGAGCAGCGGCGCGAACTCGACCTGTCTTACACGTGGGGTAGTGTCGCACCGGCGGCCAGCGTCGTGCTCGAATACGTGACACCCGAGCGCGTCCGTGCCCGGGTGAACGTGTTCATGGACCTGTCCGGAGTCGGCGGAGCATTCCGCATAATACCCGCCAAGAT from the bacterium genome contains:
- a CDS encoding AMIN domain-containing protein, with the translated sequence VAVDKLLGGVRVTVACNGSPNVSSFLTTDPPALVVDIMGATSKLKQNRIESSYYPVTAVTAEPSDAASGLRVTIRLREPVEHKVTVENGLVVAELGTEPIPPPPAPASKDPFAGQRLTLYVKDADLTDILRMISSQFNLNILTTQDVKQLITVRLNDVPLRTGLDALVKAGLCNMVEDKSGIMVVKPQAKKMFGETQVRVFELNYADATDVVKLLPKMLSPAGNVDVGVRRIGTAGGSQRTDMVVVNDVPEALDRVGEFLANYDKPLAQVAIEAKFIETTMNAQDVYGIDWKLNASVSTGSPNVTDGTQIPLVFDNMVLGKVNISQLNAALDIMRTRGSSRVLANPSTLTLDNHTAVVSMGTNWPIRQISSDPKTGLVLSTWASQSVPITLSVTPHVTSDGQVNMEVAPSVEAITGYVGSADDQRPIVSHRSATADVVVGDGEVAVIGGMVQDQETKNVSKVPLLGDIPILGNLFSQTTVNHSKTNLMIFIIPHIIYPGTSQPQASAKFSID